A single region of the Nicotiana sylvestris chromosome 6, ASM39365v2, whole genome shotgun sequence genome encodes:
- the LOC138870482 gene encoding uncharacterized protein has translation MKTTAENPARSRQDEKLINSLRRKVCDYGADLEMDEEELAKTRARLAHNVEGREKFVQRLKERYDKEVTVLKKNLTILENEMAQQAKNFKSEREHCYALISQLEESVQQLQDQNNADTQMLEARAQQIVIADLDRLQQDIAQRHAQRSDDVPQAPRAPVEALIYS, from the exons ATGAAGACCACCGCTGAAAATCCAGCCAGAAGTAGACAAGATGAGAAACTCATAAACAGTCTTAGACGGAAGGTGTGTGATTACGGGGCTGACTTGGAAATGGACGAAGAGGAATTGGCTAAGACCCGAGCAAGGTTGGCACATAATGTAGAAGGGCGGGAAAAGTTTGTTCAACGGctaaaggaaagatatgacaaaGAGGTCACAGTGCTAAAGAAGAATCTGACTATCCTAGAAAATGAGATGGCCCAACAAGCGAAGAATTTCAAGTCAGAAAGGGAGCATTGCTATGCACTGATTAGCCAACTGGAGGAAAGCGTGCAACAGTTACAGGATCAAAACAATGCGGATACCCAAATGTTGGAAGCTCGGGCACAGCAAATA GTAATAGCCGACTTGGACCGTCTTCAGCAGGATATTGCACAAAGGCACGCACAAAGATCGGATGATGTTCCACAGGCTCCTAGGGCACCGGTGGAAGCTCTTATATACTCCTGA